CTGCGGCAGCGGACGCAAATTTAAAAAGTGCCACGGGACCGCTGCATAGCGGGATAGGAGTTGGACCCCCAAAATTGTGCGCCCCCCAATCCCACGCGCTAAGCCATCCAATTCTCGGCCCGTCAATCTAAGCCATAACGCGTTAAGCGACAGGCGATCTAAACTGCGAGCACTGCGAGGCGCTGCGAGGCATTAATGCGAGGCGTTTTACGCGTTTCGATCGGCGCCGGGTTGCGCAGCTGCGAGGCTTTACGCCGCTACGCGCCTAGCGCGATGCGGCCTCGCGAGCGCGGGGGGGGTCAGAAACCGTTCGCACGCAGCATGTAATATATGATCGAGTAGAAACTCACCGCATTATAGATAATGTGGCCTACTGAGCTGGGTACGATCGAGCGTGTTCGCAGGTAAAGCCAACCTAGGAGGAGCCCGAGTATAAACGTACTGACTATCTGGTCGACTCCCCCCACCCAATGTATTCCAGCGAAGATCACGGCGGATACGACGACCGAGACCGTGCCGTTTGTCACTTTGATGAGACCT
This Candidatus Eremiobacterota bacterium DNA region includes the following protein-coding sequences:
- a CDS encoding CPBP family intramembrane metalloprotease — protein: MRLQSSYDLQYEHYILSQATGLIAAALLFAFVIFGPIVEEIIFRGIVLEGLIKVTNGTVSVVVSAVIFAGIHWVGGVDQIVSTFILGLLLGWLYLRTRSIVPSSVGHIIYNAVSFYSIIYYMLRANGF